A genomic region of Miscanthus floridulus cultivar M001 chromosome 3, ASM1932011v1, whole genome shotgun sequence contains the following coding sequences:
- the LOC136542487 gene encoding protein TIME FOR COFFEE-like, producing the protein MDRIRDGRRGGVSVGGGPPPPRRRLRSNGGGGGGGGPRDSPRSERRRGERLMLNGGGGGTGRDDGDDTSDESLADDDDDAEEELAPRYQQQRRSPSTAPPPPSPPQPGGGHHHSSSSSGGGGGGYHNHHHSQQHQMQRKGGGSNPKSPIVVKAVDEMIGVPVPRKARSASTKRSSHEWPVPGGGTSGGSTGAGDGSQIQRPSSRPISPASASTTAPARKKLKPLGGGSSGGPGPAPKQRPSPSPAPSTTPPQPPPPKISKSPSFIQEEIEVAEVLFGLTRQFLCPPPKQESNHKLEPRDAPEAKSGNSSPAPSSSGARPSDSTSLSTIAPKRKRPRLVKYDEDSRPASPAKPEVAEPSSKPEPPPVARSEAKMVTSVAAESGTSTAHASAAQHETSREPEKMEDRGRNRDSELRPSESDRRDHRLESQAEPPAPLPAPSVKPDAEAKPVGSEARNGETTATTKIELASDGARQDKKFSIDLMAPPPGKLSDDIDGSSDPDADKKGLDSEMDMLGRGNSEKKDGERTRRGLDIDLEDQKVQRIPADEFVPKKLTLQLDLEKPSLGDEKSPSERRQPQPQQLQQQKPSKAEIKHEKSAMPAVTPPMPIPVGGWLGNFPPFGYLGPVPGLSAAGLHHPMDVKTGSSSGLQHAALLPPPTRSKRCATHCYIAQFIQHQQRVAKMNSFWPPAAAAAAAANRSGPFFGARPFGMGVVPPTDAASMLVSPMQGSYPVRAHTPMQEAKAPSMATSPFQGSLSKDKALGNAAGAESSQRKQPPAHETQQSTPMPNMLQAPAFIFPFNQQHAMVAAANAANRAGDAKSSGASNAMPPSASAHTSAANSGAAAMNLSFANLQPADAQFLAILQNGYPFQVAAHPGGPAYRGMAPPGPAVPFFNGHVYSSPMLHPSQQQGAQPQSHQKNQMPNLPSSSQKHQPQQSQGLLGYPPNANAAAAASNSQNYSSGSQRPVLLPGLTHRQESDKTGLDGPSNDDKPSHSQKSGYEHNFAVPVRLPNFAMMPAAQPAGNQSEKKLSDHHHQQQQQPQISRGQGVRIDLASSQPFVMPFGSIGPPGSAPTGLDFSALAQNHAVFQSHQEAARHGYPQLNFAAAQSMQSTQHKPQHGETKSVAGDSSSTPIAGDSERKKSTSTKYPGDSQQHSLSFTRTESKNYVPPFLSGSTNESSSRALSLIGTESSNAFMGSKPTNSTTPASTPAAASSSISQQQQHFLQMQVQQKHQQHQQHQQLIPHHHLNRPRSAAPSTQNSTGRYPDGLNMASFQNMMYPSSAAQGRVQSPQLKASSGRGTPSSTATTPPAAQPPNLIVMKNSGLHQQQAKVPMQALSTPGHQPQSSLSMNSSKMGPSVTNLSTGGGDLSRSSNAPVASGSPSNSVSKSTGGSPPATGNAKGAQQPVQLPSPQQQSAKNSASSGSKSTPMNHFSMAMPSILGQQPNASPGSNPGSKQQSHMPLSSMKQPPFPQGHFFISSAYAPQAPGAGGAAALGLYQKRPGDKTQQQAPHQQNALSAAASNNMKALHPSSSGFMHLASATQSAGGMPHNHMSAAQLTFGTVPMPLKPSDQKPAAGK; encoded by the exons ATGGACAGGATCCGGGACGGCAGGAGGGGCGGCGTGTCCGTCGGAGGCGGGCCGCCGCCTCCGAGGAGGCGCCTCAGGAGCAAcggcggagggggcggcggcgggggcccCAGGGACTCGCCGCGCTCcgagcggcggcgcggcgagcgccTCATGCTCAACGGCGGGGGCGGCGGCACCGGCAGGGACGACGGCGACGACACCTCCGACGAGAGCctcgccgacgacgacgacgacgccgagGAGGAGCTCGCGCCGCGGTACCAGCAGCAGCGGCGGTCGCCGAGCACGGCGCCACCGCCGCCCTCGCCGCCGCAGCCCGGCGGTGGCCACCACCACAGCAgtagtagcagcggcggcggcggtgggggttaCCACAACCACCACCACAGCCAGCAGCACCAGATGCAGCGGAAGGGCGGCGGCTCCAATCCGAAGAGCCCCATCGTGGTCAAGGCCGTAGACGAAATGATCGGCGTGCCTGTCCCGCGGAAAGCACGCTCCG CTTCAACGAAACGCTCTTCGCACGAGTGGCCTGTCCCCGGCGGTGGAACCAGTGGAGGCAGCACCGGCGCAGGAGACGGCTCGCAGATCCAACGGCCTTCGTCACGGCCGATCTCTCCGGCGTCGGCCTCAACTACCGCCCCTGCTCGGAAGAAGCTT AAACCACTTGGCGGTGGGAGCAGCGGTGGTCCAGGGCCAGCGCCGAAGCAGCGGCCGTCGCCGTCCCCAGCGCCTTCAACAACCCCGCCACAACCGCCGCCGCCGAAGATTTCGAAGTCGCCATCTTTCATCCAGGAGGAGATCGAGGTTGCCGAGGTGCTGTTCGGGCTCACCAGGCAGTTCCTGTGCCCTCCCCCCAAGCAGGAGAGTAACCACAAGCTCGAGCCCAGAGATGCGCCAGAGGCCAAGTCCGGGAACTCTTCGCCGGCCCCCTCGTCATCTGGCGCCCGACCGTCAGATTCCACCTCCCTTTCCACTATAG CGCCAAAGAGGAAGAGGCCACGGCTGGTAAAGTACGACGAAGATAGTCGTCCGGCGAGCCCAGCGAAGCCAGAGGTGGCGGAGCCGTCCTCAAAGCCGGAGCCACCTCCTGTGGCTAGATCAGAAGCAAAGATGGTAACGTCGGTAGCAGCAGAAAGTGGCACCAGCACCGCCCATGCGTCTGCCGCCCAACATGAGACTTCACGAGAGCCAGAGAAGATGGAGGACCGTGGTAGAAACAGAGACTCGGAGCTACGGCCAAGCGAATCAGATCGGCGAGATCACAGGCTGGAGAGCCAAGCCGAGCCTCCGGCGCCGTTGCCGGCGCCTTCAGTCAAGCCGGATGCTGAAGCAAAGCCGGTTGGCTCCGAGGCCAGGAACGGCGAAACTACTGCCACGACAAAGAT TGAGCTGGCATCGGATGGCGCTCGGCAAGACAAGAAGTTCTCCATTGATCTCATG GCTCCCCCTCCTGGGAAGCTATCTGATGATATAGATGGCTCCTCCGACCCTGATGCAGATAAGAAGGGATTGGATTCTGAGATGGACATG TTGGGGAGAGGAAATTCGGAAAAGAAGGATGGTGAAAGGACTCGGAGAGGTCTGGATATTGATTTGGAGGACCAGAAGGTCCAAAGAATTCCAGCCGATGAGTTCGTGCCCAAGAAGCTCACACTGCAGTTGGATTTGGAGAAGCCCAGTCTTGGTGATGAAAAATCACCATCAGAGCGACGGCAGCCGCAGCCACAACAATTGCAGCAGCAGAAGCCCTCAAAGGCTGAGATAAAGCACGAGAAATCTG CTATGCCTGCTGTTACACCACCTATGCCTATACCTGTTGGAGGCTGGCTTGGGAATTTCCCACCGTTTGG TTACCTTGGTCCAGTCCCAGGCCTATCAGCAGCTGGTCTTCATCATCCCATGGACGTGAAAACAGGGTCTTCTAGTGGATTACAG CATGCTGCATTGCTTCCACCGCCAACACGCTCAAAGAGATGTGCTACGCATTGCTACATTGCGCAATTTATCCAGCACCAGCAGCGAGTTGCAAAGATGAACTCTTTCTGGCCGCCAGCTGCTgcagcggccgccgccgccaatAGATCCGGGCCATTCTTTGGTGCAAGGCCATTCGGCATGGGTGTTGTGCCACCGACGGATGCCGCTTCTATGCTTGTGAGCCCAATGCAGGGAAGCTACCCTGTTAGGGCCCACACCCCAATGCAAGAAGCAAAGGCTCCTTCTATGGCTACATCACCATTCCAGGGGAGTCTCTCAAAGGATAAAGCACTAGGCAATGCTGCTGGTGCTGAATCAAGCCAGAGGAAACAGCCACCTGCTCATGAAACACAGCAGTCCACTCCCATGCCAAACATGCTG CAAGCCCCGGCATTCATCTTTCCGTTCAATCAGCAACATGCTATGGTGGCAGCTGCAAATGCTGCCAATCGAGCAGGGGATGCAAAATCATCTGGAGCCAGCAATGCAATGCCTCCATCTGCCAGTGCTCACACTTCGGCAGCAAACTCTGGTGCCGCGGCCATGAACTTGAGCTTTGCCAACTTGCAACCGGCTGATGCCCAGTTCTTGGCAATCCTGCAGAACGGATACCCGTTCCAGGTTGCTGCCCATCCTGGAGGGCCTGCATATCGAGGCATGGCACCGCCAGGCCcagctgttccattcttcaatgGGCATGTGTACTCCTCTCCCATGCTGCACCCATCACAGCAGCAAGGTGCGCAGCCACAAAGCCATCAGAAGAACCAAATGCCAAATTTGCCCAGTTCATCACAGAAGCATCAGCCACAACAGTCCCAAGGGCTATTGGGATATCCACCAAATGCTAATGCAGCAGCTGCTGCTAGTAATTCGCAGAATTATTCAAGTGGCAGTCAGCGCCCTGTCCTGCTACCTGGCCTTACGCATCGACAGGAGAGCGACAAAACTGGACTAGATGGTCCATCGAATGATGACAAGCCATCTCACTCTCAGAAGAGCGGGTATGAACACAATTTTGCTGTTCCAGTCCGTCTACCGAATTTTGCAATGATGCCAGCTGCTCAACCTGCTGGCAATCAGAGTGAGAAGAAGTTAAGTGATCACcatcaccagcagcagcagcagccacaaaTCAGTCGAGGCCAGGGTGTTAGGATTGATCTTGCGTCTTCTCAGCCTTTTGTGATGCCCTTTGGCTCCATTGGTCCTCCTGGATCTGCCCCAACTGGTCTTGACTTTTCGGCATTGGCGCAGAACCATGCAGTTTTCCagagccatcaagaagcagcacggCATGGTTATCCTCAACTTAATTTTGCTGCAGCTCAATCTATGCAATCCACGCAGCACAAGCCCCAGCATGGAGAAACAAAATCTGTTGCTGGGGATTCATCCTCAACACCCATTGCTGGAGACAGTGAGAGAAAGAAATCAACTTCTACAAAGTATCCCGGTGATTCACAGCAGCATTCGCTGTCCTTCACCAGGACTGAAAGCAAGAATTATGTGCCTCCTTTCCTTAGTGGCAGTACAAATGAAAGTTCGTCCCGCGCCCTGAGCCTTATTGGAACAGAATCTTCAAATGCATTTATGGGAAGCAAACCCACAAATTCCACCACCCCTGCCTCTACACCAGCTGCAGCTTCATCCAGCATttctcagcagcagcagcatttcCTTCAGATGCAAGTGCAACAGAAGCATCAGCAGCATCAGCAGCATCAGCAGCTGATTCCGCACCATCATCTGAATCGGCCCAGATCTGCTGCACCAAGTACACAAAATAGTACAGGTCGGTACCCGGACGGTCTGAACATGGCAAGTTTTCAGAATATGATGTACCCATCAAGTGCTGCCCAAGGGAGAGTTCAATCCCCCCAGTTGAAGGCATCCTCAGGGAGAGGGACACCTTCATCTACTGCTACGACTCCCCCTGCTGCTCAACCCCCTAATTTGATTGTGATGAAGAACAGTGGTCTCCACCAGCAACAAGCAAAAGTTCCTATGCAGGCTCTCTCTACTCCCGGTCACCAACCGCAGAGTTCTTTAAGCATGAATTCATCAAAGATGGGGCCTTCTGTGACTAACCTTTCTACTGGAGGAGGGGATCTATCTCGATCTTCGAATGCCCCTGTTGCTTCTGGTTCACCATCCAATTCGGTGTCCAAAAGTACTGGCGGCAGCCCACCTGCCACAGGAAATGCAAAGGGTGCTCAGCAGCCTGTCCAGTTGCCATCACCACAGCAGCAGTCAGCCAAGAACTCTGCATCGTCTGGCTCCAAGTCTACTCCTATGAATCATTTCAGTATGGCTATGCCATCTATCCTTGGCCAACAGCCTAATGCATCACCTGGTTCTAATCCTGGGAGCAAGCAGCAGTCACATATGCCACTATCATCAATGAAACAGCCGCCGTTCCCGCAAGGCCATTTCTTCATATCCAGCGCGTATGCTCCTCAGGCTCCGggagctggtggtgctgctgccCTAGGCCTCTACCAGAAGCGACCAGGCGACAAGACACAGCAGCAGGCACCACACCAACAGAACGCCTTGTCAG CTGCCGCTAGCAATAACATGAAAGCGCTTCATCCTTCATCCAGTGGATTTATGCATCTTGCATCGGCAACCCAGTCAGCAGGTGGCATGCCGCACAACCACATGTCCGCGGCACAATTGACTTTTGGAACAGTGCCGATGCCGTTAAAACCAAGTGATCAGAAGCCTGCTGCTG GAAAATAA